Within the Chrysemys picta bellii isolate R12L10 chromosome 17, ASM1138683v2, whole genome shotgun sequence genome, the region caggcgtccacaggcaccaggagtcgctgtgatacccacagatggagtgagggctatttgcagtgtgagtcgccgggagccagagtcccatgagagtcttcatggatgtgctgcagaagctttgggcctgccccctgaatgcgtgccttctgcttcagtgaactatattgcgttggaccaatctcctttgcccatgctcaatgcggctgactggcaggaagcccagctgcaagatattggcattcgtgatacactacttgccaaaagggaggggcgaagcccagctgtggttgtcccacctaacccggagggtaaactactattgagagaatggaccaaactaaaactgattcagggagtgctacatcgagtgaccacagaccctttacaaaagcaacgagcacagctagtgctgccaaaagagtacagagccctggccatgagggccctgcatgatgactttggacatttagggatggagaggaccctggaacttcttcgtagtagattctattggcctcggatggctgaagatgttcgcaggaaatgtgagacctgcgctcgatgtgttcaaaggaaaactctgcccacgagggctgcatatctcaagaacatcaccagcaccaaacctttggaactggtatgcattgatttcttgtctttagaagtagacaagaggaatattgggaacattctagtagtgactgaccattatacacgatatgcgcaggcatatcccacgcgtgatcagagggccaccacggttgctcgagtactgtgggagaaatatttctcagtttatggatttccagcccggatacactcggatcaggggcgggactttgagagtcatcttctgaaggaggtgctgaggatagcgggaattaagaagtctagaacaacgccttatcacccgcaaggtgatcctcagccagagaggttcaaccgaaccctattagatatgttggggactttgcgaccagagcagaaagcaacctggagccaacatgttgcatatctggtgcacgcctacaatgccacaaagaatgatgctacaggagtcaccccatatctcttaatgtttggacgagaaccaagattacccatagacctgtgctttggtgtatcagaggatggagatagctatgaaactcatcagcaatatgtatcccgactgagagaaaagctgcgggatgcttatcacttagctacatctgcggctcggaagaacgccgaccgcaacaaacatcgatatgatgctagggtacgtctgcaagaactccagccgggggacagagttctgctgcgaaatttgggtattgctggcaaacacaagatagccgacagatggaaggcaataccttacttggtgatggaaaagctaggagatctgccggtctacaagatcaaacctgaagagggtccagggcagacaaagacagtgcatagaaaccttttgctccctgtgggggaattggtaggcaccccgtatgagtggggccacaacagggcaactgggcagaacgaaggtgctggaccaaagccgccctccaacgtggacagccagccccctgcagctaacctacccccaggcagcacatccgagagtgagtctgaggaggaagacacaaccatggtgtatcctgggatggagacaagatttcagtctcgatcggctgaatcaaaagagagctcttcttctcccgccctaaaccccatggcagaagtatttaggcccattcctgacacccctgagcgactggtgggacccccatgtgatgacacacccaggttattggacagtggagacttacaggtggaggatgtcctgggcaccttggaccctccactgttagaactagaaatgcaggggcctatgccagtagccgagggaccctcaaaggaaacctctccatccatcgttcaagaggctgtcccgcgcaccacggcaacagagattctcaatagacgagacagggtaataagaccagtaaaacggttgacttatgatgcacctggggtaactagtgaggaaccaatatgtttagcacacaggcttgtggaagctaaagtgggttatctgaggccctttggagggaaccagtgagttgttataacaGGGAgagtgatttgtcgggacgacaaattttcggctggggggaggatgtaagcagagtcaggatgagctctaccctgacatctggtggtgaattatggcgagtgtggaaaagaactccaggggctgatcttgtttgcataggcacacccactcgcctggcaggaaacaacagcaactcaaagtggttactttggctggtgtgggatccccagtttctctgttattggggcaggaagaataaagttttgttaccctgattctgtgaatcaaggccagtggaactggtgtatgacagaaggactgagtgagtcattcaccattacctaagtagcatttgcttgtcaaggggcatgggttacaaaacccagtgaattgagagaggatggggacaggtatttgtacctgatggtgtggccccctccccaagggggttgaaacaccaattgcactacctcctctctccactgttgaatgtcagagctaactttgattcccttaggagtctagttacagactgctgagctgagttcgctttgggccaatagtgcaccagcactggggctcccctactactagctgaaatcactaagagctgaaatcacaaaagagctaacgctatttaagagctgagatcactgaggctgtgttaactagtgggggagcctgaagctatagctaagctaacctagcttagcggggagtgagcggagcggagcggagcggctggaggagcagctagcagagcagagccttgtgggagcggcccatgGGACGgctggagcagagcggagcggctcacaggtcggtgagcggagcggtgcagctcacaggtcggtgagcggagcggagcggagcggctcacaggtcggtgagcggagcggagcggagcagcgcggctcacaggtcggtgagcggagcagctgccagagcagttcgtgggactgtgggtggagtggagcagttcgtggtgaaggctgcagtggaaccccacggagaagcagccggttggcctcggatcacgtaaggtgcccttaacaccctgctcaccccccacccccccttgaactctggggctgcactgatcatggacagagactttggggggttgtcggacttttgggacttttgtgattcttgggttgctggacccaagagactttgggattggtggacttttgggactttggtgattcttgggtcgctggtttcaagaaccaacgggagaggacacggcccaatttgctggggtgggtctttgctcatggtttggtctaaaactctagttgtggtgtttttccatttaatgctgatgttgtttacctcatgttattaaacattttctgttacactcagactccgtgcttgcgagaggggaagtattgcctcttagaggtgcccagggggtggtatgtaattgtcccaggtcactgggtgggggctcgagccggttttgcattgcgttattgaaacgaaacccctagatacagaacccggcccttgttgctgccaacttagatgggcagaagggttacacttatataggctcctattaacccccaccctctgtcccgacttttcacacttgctgtctggtcaccctatttagtactgcatggaaatgtttttcatgttCCTCACAAGTCTTCCCAAACACAATAATTTCATCCAAATAATACTGGACTCCAggctgattcttcagaatcactgACATTATTCTTTGGAAAATGCTGGGTGCCAATACAAGTCCGTATGGTGCATGTTTCAAGTGGAATAGATCCTCAAGTGTAATAATGCTGTGAGATCTCTCTGTCCTCCTGTAGTATAACTTGGTGATATGCATTCTGTAGATCGAGAGTAGAAAATGTCTTTGTGTCACAAAGATCCACCAATGCTTCTTCTATGTGTGAGTGGATAGCTGTCAATCACAATGGCTTTATTAGGCTCCCTTAAATCTATGCTAAGACAAACACCTCCAGTCTTTCTCTTTATCACTAGTATTGGTGAGACTCATTCAGATGATGCAATCTCTTCAATAACACCATTTTGTACTAATTTTTTAACCTCTTGTGCTACAGAATCCCTGACGGAGAATGGTAGAGAGGGAAATTCTGTCACACAGCTGTCACTTGAGGTCAAAATTTAATTTCGTGAGCAAATCCAAATGCACAGCCACTGGGGCTCCTCTGTACCATCCTCGTTAAGAGCAGAGACCAGAGTTTGTGCTGTAGTGGTGCCAGGTGGGGTAAAAGCAATGTGCCCATTGCCTGCCTACATGTTTAGTGAGGGAAACAAATCGCTGTTTAGGATAGCAGTACCCCTAGGCATAGGACAGAATTCTGACGGTACACATTATGTATCAAATGTCAGGGTTGCAGGTAGTCAACCAAGCACAGGGATGTGGTTCATCAAGTAGCACACTAGGTGTAAGCTCAGTTCAGTAACTGATACATGTCCAAAGTATTGCAAGCAAATCAATTCAGGTAGTATAgaaactgctgagccagtgttcaaCATTCATTCCACCACCTGGGGCTTCACTCCTGCTGCAACAGAGACATGAACAGCACACGTTATTTTATCCAGTGTCTGTGGAGCTGCTTCCATCCACACCCAATGCAGTAAGTTACCTCTGGCATGGTAACCGCACGTACTTGTTGATTAGGATGGGTTGCGTTAGCATACCTTAGGGAAATGTCCGCTCTTTTTGTAGGCCACTGAGCTCCCTCTGCAAGCTTTCCAGtatagtccagggatcggcaacctttggcacacagcctgccagggtaagcccctggcgggcctggctgggctggtttgtttacctgctgcgtccacaggttcggctgattgaggctcccactggctgcggttcactgtcccaggccaatgggggctgcaggaagcggcgcagcccgagggatatgctggccacccttcccgcagcccccattggccttggatggtgaaccgcggccagcgggagctgcgatcggccaaagcagcggatgcggcaggtaaacaaactggcacagcctgctaggggctttccctggcaggccacgtgccaaaagttgccgatccctgtgtagTCTGTAGTGGGGTGTTACATTCACCGTGGTGACATTCTTTTCCTTGTGTGTTTTGAAATCACTGGGCATGTTACTTCTCATTTACATTGCCCTTGTAATTTTTCAGTTGCCTTGTTGTATTCCAGATGTAGTGGTTGCACGGCTTGCATCGCACCTGCTGTTCCCTGAGCTCATTATATTCACCTCCACCATTGCTGACTCGATGTGATTAGCAATGGTTACAGGTTTCTGCCATTTCAATTCTGGTTCAAGCAGTAGATGTTCTCTAATACGAGGCACAGCTGTTTTCTCCATGAGCCGATCTCaaataatttcatctgccatgttgcCAAAAATCACATGTGACAatcagttcccttaaagcagcaATATACTGATCTGTCAATTCCCCTGGTTTCCACGCTGGTGGAATTTATAGCATGCAGCTACCACATTCActttagacacacacaaaaattaatgcAGAGAGTGCTGTATCATATTTATTCTTCAGAAGGGAAGAGTGTAACATAtagctgcccttctgctccaaggcacttAAATAAGCAAAGCACATTTTCTTACTTCAGAGAGTTCTCTGTCATTAGCTGCAAGGACATCGTACTCAGATACTCTTATCCAAGCATTAAAAGCAATTGGAAGCTCTCCTAGGCTTtgaagaaagggtgcaggtggattCAGGGGTAGGAGAGCCATCCTAGTCACCACTTTGTTGAGCAGTGGAGGCCGAGACCAAAAAAGTGAAATCCAACATCAAACAGCTCcagaagcagctgctgcagcagcccctggcctCAGCACATACAGATGCGCTTACCCTTCCTGCTAGTTCTCTAACCTCaaagactacagctcccagaaaTCAATACTGTATCTAGCAATATCACACGGGGCTCTGCTAGGCCTTGTTTGCACACTGGGGGGAGTTGGGTTGGGGACTCTCAAGTATTCATAGAATGTCCCCACAAAGCATGGCAGGGAGGCAACTGACAATTCATTCTCTAATCAAAGAATCTGCATTGCCTTTGTTGTAATAACCTGGAGCTACCCCCTCTCTGAGCCCTGAGTATTTTTCCAGGGGAAACCCCTCACGTCACACGAGTCCCAAAGTGGATTTGGATCTCAGTCAGCGTAGGTCAAAGACAAAGAAACATAatcaaaagaagaaataaaagatcTGGTCCTGCTGATGTAGATGCTGCTCTCTCTGTAGTTTCCAGCCCTTTCTAGGATGGACACTTCAAGTCATCAGAAAAggatgtttctctttctcctgcaCACAACCTTAGAAGTTGTGTGGCAAGAAACAAGAGCTGATTTTCAAGCATTTTTCTTCACCTTTTTATCTCCTCTTCTGTTTTCTCCAAAATTAAAGGTCTAATAGTCTTTAAAAGTCTTTCATAGGttcattcacagattcatagattccaaggccagaagggaccattatgattctgacagcagatcttttagaaaaacagccaatcttgattttaaaattgccagtgaaggagacaccaccacaacccttggtaagttgttccaatagttcagtgattctcaaacttttttgtttggggaccacttgaaaattgctgagggtgtcAGCGGACCACTTAACGATCTTTCCAAAAGTTGTTGTACCATTAACTAGCTATTGTAAAGCGCGTTGGATAAAAAAacaccttaataataattaacattttttttgttctacaaataaaagcacacaactcatattttaatatcagtattcttacctttctaatgcgatggatgtgcctctctcccccaccacagccgacacagagctgaggctgggaaggagtgaGGTCTCTCcctcaccacagcagccacagagctgggactgggaaggaggggggtctctccccagccccagcagccagagagctgaggctgggaaggagggccttccctccccagcagccgcagccctggagctggggaaagtcgcctttctttggctgctgcagccctgtacatcccaaattccccccacctcctcttctcaccccactgtcccctcccactTACCCCCTATACCCCCCAAGGCGAcaacctcaccttacatgtgtgtcttctccagggtccaggcacctaattagtggagccacgcctgggtgggtggcccttcattctctcatgtgcggccttagagggaactatctgcggaccacctgaatggagctcgcggaccacaatttgagaaccactgcaatagttaattactctcactattaaaaaattatgccttatttccagtctgaatttctctagcttcgaCTTCCTGCCATTAGcttgtgttacacctttctctgctagactgaagagccattatcaaatatttgttcccatgtaggtacttatagattttCTCACAGTTCTTGCACAACAAAGATGTGAAAAGAACACCCAGAATGTGGAGAGACACACATTGAAATCTGTTAGCTTATGCCCAGGGCATAGGCTCCTGAACAACTGATGGGAAATAATTGGCAGATAGAAGGGAATCCTGGATACTCACATGAAAATGAGACACATCAAGTTCCAcatcaaaataaattattattctgcTGGGAATTCAAATTAGCAGCCCAAGTTACTGACCTGTCACCTTCAGTTCCAGAGTGGCTTCCGCATAAAATCTGCTTGATCGGAAGAAACAGATAAACTGCCCATGGTCAGAGGGGGTGATGTTGCGTATACGCAGGACAACGCTTCCATCCACAATACCATCCTTCAGCAGCTCTGTTCTGCCCTGATAATTTGGTATTTGCTGCTCAGCCTGATCTTTTTCATTCTGATACAGATGGACAGGTTCAGAGAACTTGGATCGGTACCAGCGCACCTCCATCTTCTGAGCACTTGTGTTACGGAAGAGGTGACAGGGTAACAGGGCATCTTCACCTGCAGAGGCCATGATGGGATGATCAGGTCCAATCACCTTGAAATTCACTGTTAAAGGAACCAAGACACACAGAAAATTAGACCAGAGGGGAGCTGGATTGCTTTCATAGGTAATGAATGGTGATCTCTCACAACTGCCTAGGCTGCAACTTGACCAGCTAAAACTGAGCTAATGGTGTCTCACTGTATCTGCACTGGAAAACAGGTCAAGTTAGGACAGGCTTAGCTAGCACATGTTAGCTAAGCCTTGAGCTAAACTCAGCCGCTTTTCCTAGTCAATACCAATCCAGAGAGAATTAAAAAATGGGTGATCTCTGTTTCTAAATGTTGTGAGCTGGTTAATGGCTGAAACCAgaacaattaacctgtggaagaCTGTTTGCTAGACTGGAACCGAGGCAGGTGGCCTCTAGAGAGAAGGATGATACAGAACACCTGAAAGGAGAGGCTGTGTCTGTGACATGCTGTGGagcttaaggcctggtctacatgggaaagttttactGGTTATCCAGgtgtaattatactggtataactcctaTGTGGACCCCCTTATTCTGGTATAATAGTGACCTTTTTCAGTTTGCCTTAAACCCCTTCCCCAGTGacataagctaaactgaaaaaaaagtactttgttttatatttgtaaCTTGCTATGTATCCTTTCAAATATAGATATTTGAAAAACAATCAAATATAGTACAAAATCCTTCTTTCCCCCTTCCACTTATGACATTCTCTGCTTGGTAGCACATCACACAAAATGAATTTACAGCATGTGTCAGTCACATTCAGTTCAAATCACTCTGTTTCATATATTTGACTTATTTGTGTAATGTGCAATTCAAACTTTTgcatcatagattccaaggccagaagtgatcatctagtctgatctcctgtgtaacacaggtcacagaacttccttgtatttcacACTGGTGACACCCCTGCTGGAATTCTATGTCCAGTCCTGGttctcacaattcaagaaggatgttgataaattggagcgagttcagagaagagctatgagaagATTAAGGAATGACTTGATAATGAgctcaatttagcagagaaagctataacacaatccaatggctggtacAGAAGCCagcaaaaataagtaaataaataaataagaggtgaaaacaggggagtttgagtgggagttcagtgggaggagaaggaaggaggcaAGCACCTATTCCATAGGGGACAGTGAGTGAGTTTTTGTAgttttgtgtggatttttttctttttttttttctccttttttcttcaGTTTGCAGAGGCTGGTAGGGCATAGTTTTTTGTGAGAGAAGCAGAGTTCAGAttagggggcagggcttccctGATTAGGCAGTGGGGCTTCTCTGATTGGGGGTCTATAAAGGCAGCCAAGCAGCCATCCAGTGGCACAGgaaccagcaaacagagctgaaaacaggggCGTTTGAGTGGGAGGTTGGGGAAGGGAGTGTGTAGTGGTCTGTTTCTGCTTTGGTGTTCGGGGAGGGGGAGATTTTGTTTGGAGATTTGTTATTTTCTCCATGACAGGAGCTTAGGCGGGAAGGctgtgacagatacagaggcagcagtggtagtgagacAAGGAATGGGTGAGACAATGAAGACAATCagatgtggaagctgcaggatGTAAATTATCCAGAAGCGGGTACACAAAAAGAGCTTGGTTTGTATGAAGTGCCGCCTGTTAGACTAGATGGAAGAGAAGATCAGAGACTTGGAGATGCAAGTTGGTTGTTTAGTTTTGATGGGGATTCaagcagatgatggagggaagacaagagaaggctgaagggaaaagtcaAGACTGGCAGATGCAAGCTGCACTGatgaactctgaggggagactgctggatgAGGAATGCGGCcactggaagcatgtgactatgagaaccaggcagagggaaAGACTGGCtaatgaaggagaaatagagctcaggaataggtttgctgagttggaaaatgaagaaggggcacagcaggcagTCACAGAAGGTGGGAggtcaaggaagaagagaagaacagCTAGTCCTATAAGAAGAGGGGAAGGATACAGGATGACTCACAAAAGATTGCAAGTGTGAACAAAAGACAAGAGGACTTGCAATCAGAAGGAACAggaggaagcagggccagctccaggcaccagcacagcaagctggtgcttggggcggctcatGGAAGGGGGTGGCACATccagctcttcagcggcaattcggcggcaggtccctcagtccctctcggaggaaaggacctgctgccaaattgctgcagaagaatgaagcggcgcggtggggctgccgccgaagtgccaccgatcgcggctttttttttttttccgccgcttggggtggcaaaaaccctggagctggccctgggaggaagGCCAGAAAATCACAACAAAACCAAGAAAAGGAaggtctacatgattggggactccctactaagaagaacagacaggcctgtcaccagagctgatccTGAGAACAGATGAatgtgctgtctgccaggagTTAAGATACAGAATGTGGACCGGAGGCTGAAAAGAATTCTAATGGAAGCAGTAAAGAATTAACTGATTGTCCttcacatggggaacaaatgatactgctAGATTCTCACTGAAATACACCAAAGGAGACTATGCCaagctggggaagacacttaaagaaatggaggctcaggtgatcttcagtgggattctgcctggccctagaggaggagagtgaaggcaagacaagattatgatgatcaacagatggctcaggcagtggtgctacaaGGAGGGTTTTGGGATATTTCATgactgggatgcattcacggacagaggactgttctcatgggatggactccacctgaatagggagggaaatagactgctGGGGTGGAGGACGGCAccactgattaaaagagctttaaactaggaactaggggggagactgctgggagatgctcatgtaatcctCATGCCTTATTCTAATATTGACCGGCAGGAAAGTCAAGAGAGAATACTCCAATGGGGAAAGGAAGAGCAGTATGTAGGAGAATGGACAGTAAGAGGAAAGATAGTGCCCATACCAATGAAGCTAAAGTCAAGTAGGCAATACTGTAAGTAGAATAACTGTACTCAGTCGGGTGAGGAATCTGAGTGAAGCCAAGCAGCAAcagttaagatgtttgtacaccaatgcaaggagcctgggtaacaaaatagaggaactagaactaccagtgcaggaagtgaaaccagatattatagggttaatagaaacatgatggaatagtagtcatgagtGGAGTACAGGAACTGAAGGGTACGTGccattcaggaaagacagaaataaaggcaaaggtggtggagtagaaTCGTATATTAATAAGGAgttaaactgtaaagaaatcagaagtgatggaatggataaaacagagtctgtttgggtcaaaatcactttggagaAGAAAGCTACCAGAGGCTCCcctggatagtgcttggggtatgctagagaccccctccccccacacatctgatttggatatggatagagacctttttatgattatgggagactttaacttcccagatatagattggaggacaagtgctactaataatagtagggcccagattttcctggatgtgatagctgaccaaatatttcttcaccaaatagccACCAAACCAAAAGAGCTGATGCTATTTTAGATTTGGCATTcatgagtagtgaggacctcttAGAACAGCTAGTTGTAGGagacaaccttggttcaagtgatcatgagctaattcagtttaaactaaatggaaagataaaaAATAGATCTGCAATTAGGGTTCTTAATTTCAaaagagcaaattaaaaaaagtaaGGGAATTAGAGAACTGGACTAGACTgaggaactcaaggatctgactgtggaggaggcttggaattactttaagtcaaagttgcagaaactatctgaagcctgaATCTCAAGCAAGGGGAAACATTTGTAGGGAAGGGTTacagaccaagttggatgagcaagcatctcaaactattaagagaaagcaaaaaaccaacaaggaatggaagatgggatggatcagtgTGACACTCTTTACCTCAAATTAGCACCCTGGACCCCTCATATTCACTATTATCATG harbors:
- the LOC135976162 gene encoding myelin-oligodendrocyte glycoprotein-like; the encoded protein is MKMRISFHSHCAMGNPSLSSYFLFFFTVHVSTLESVNFKVIGPDHPIMASAGEDALLPCHLFRNTSAQKMEVRWYRSKFSEPVHLYQNEKDQAEQQIPNYQGRTELLKDGIVDGSVVLRIRNITPSDHGQFICFFRSSRFYAEATLELKVTGCPGS